In the genome of Pyrinomonadaceae bacterium, the window GCAATCCGCAGTGGACCCCGTTTATGGACATGGGCGATCACGTGATCGTCGTTAACGCGCGCAAGGCGATGTTCACCGGTTCCAAAGTCACACAGAAGGTTTATCGCCGCCATACTCTTTATCCGGGTGGCCTGCGCGAAACAACGGTAACGGAAATGTTCGCCAAGCATCCTGAGCGGGTGATCGAGCTCGCGGTGAAAGGGATGCTCCCCAAAACGAAACTGGGACGGGCAATGGCCAAGAAGTTAAAAGTCTATGCTGACGCCGAGCATCCTCACGCGGCGCAGCAACCAGCGACCCTCGACTTCCCTTCCCGCAATTCTCAAAAATAAGACAAAGGATTTAAAACGTGGCAGAGATTCAATACTACGGAACCGGGCGTCGAAAAACAGCGACCGCTCGAGTTTATTTGCGGCCGGGCGACGGCTCAGTTCAGGTCAATCGAAAACCGTTCGACAGTTATTTTCCGAATGAGACGCTGCGGATGATTATTCGCCAGCCGCTTAATCTGACTGAGACCGCGACCAAGTTCGACATCCTGGTCAATGTGGCCGGTGGCGGGCCCGCGGGACAAGCAGGCGCAATTCGTCACGGCATCACGCGCGCGCTAATCGAATACAACAGCGATCTGCGGCCGACTTTGAAGCAGGCCGGCC includes:
- the rplM gene encoding 50S ribosomal protein L13, with translation MSTYFPSGAGLAQNRKWHVVDAAGKTVGHLASEVAAILSGKRNPQWTPFMDMGDHVIVVNARKAMFTGSKVTQKVYRRHTLYPGGLRETTVTEMFAKHPERVIELAVKGMLPKTKLGRAMAKKLKVYADAEHPHAAQQPATLDFPSRNSQK
- the rpsI gene encoding 30S ribosomal protein S9, which produces MAEIQYYGTGRRKTATARVYLRPGDGSVQVNRKPFDSYFPNETLRMIIRQPLNLTETATKFDILVNVAGGGPAGQAGAIRHGITRALIEYNSDLRPTLKQAGLITRDPRIKERKKYGQKGARKRFQFSKR